A window of Leptolyngbya sp. FACHB-261 genomic DNA:
TCCAGAATTGCCCAACGCTCGCTTATTCCGAAATCTCATCCTCATGCTTGAATTGGGACGGGCACCCATCCGGCTTACACTTGCACTTTCCGCTTCCCTACCGGTTCCCTATTGATTCTGAGCCAGACTATGGCAACAGTGGATCATTGAACCCACAAAGTCATGGATCAATCAGGGCCAGACTGGGGTTTGCCTAAGTATTTTTTGACAGCCGAATTGCCTGATTCAAGCCTGAAAGCATTTAGCCCAAAATTGGGCGTTCGACACAATTTCATCAACTCTTAATAGAAGTCCTAAGCCAAGTTTACGAAAGCCAAACTAGAGACAATTAGCTTTAGAATCGAGCCCCAGAAGTTCTCACTTCAGTCGCTTTCGCAACCCGAAAAAACACCAGTTTTAGCTCCGATGCTTATTCTAAATGAGCCGTGAAATTGCTGAACTTTTGATTATTATCAGGACTTGCGTTTGCTTCCATGAGAAATAAAATACAGCCAATGCTGACGACTGCAACTACCTCATTTAGAACTAGGAGTTTGTTTCTCATGACGTTCGGATCTAGCGCCGCCATTGCGCAGCAAACACCCCTCGAACAATTAACAACTCAGATTCTCAACCAAGGCTGCATGTCCCGAACCGAATACGGCGAACTCAGCTCGGCTCTGGCGACCGAGCGAGAGCTCACGGCTGGTGAGCGCCGTCAGATTCATCGCGTTTTTGACTACCTGCAAACAGGTCGTTTGCAAGTTGAATAGGAGCTAGCGCTAGACGGGTAAAGCCAGAAGACCAGCTCGAATTGGCTCAGCCTCTAGCCCACGCCCAATGAAAATTAAGCGAGTTTGCCGCGATTCTGTCGATAGCCAGGGACGATCGTAGAAGCGATCAAATCGCTTACCGACCCCTTGCATCACCAAACGCATAGCCTTACCAGGCACAGCAACAAAACCCTTAATACGGTAAATCTCTTGCTGCTGCACCAGCGCTTCTAAATGCGCCTGCAAACGGTCTGGATCGAACTCTTGGTTCAGCACTACGGGCACAGAGATAATACCTTCGTCGTGCTCATGATCCTCACCTTCCGCGTGGCTGTGATGGCCCTCGCGCTGCTCGAGGTCGTCTTCGACCGCAGCATTAAAGCCCAGCAGCAGAGAGGCACTGAGCTGACCATGAGCACTCGTCACAGTCTTGACTCTGGCACTGAGTTGTGGCCTCAGCTGTTCTAGAACCTGCTGTTGGTCTGCAGCACTGACCAGATCGCTCTTATTCAGAATGACTAAGTCTGCACAGGCCAACTGATCTTCAAATAGTTCTTCTAGGGGGGTTTCGTGATCCAGGCTGGGATCAGCTTGACGGGCCGCCTCTTGAGCTACTGGGTCACTGACAACCTCCCCAGCAGCAACAGCAGCGCAGTCCACCACAGTCAAGACCCCATCTACAGTAGCGGCATTGCGGATCTCCGGCCAACGGAAGGCTCGAACCAGGGGGGCAGGCAGGGCCAAGCCAGACGTTTCGATCAGAATATGGTCAAGCTGGGCCCGCCGCTCTAGCAGAGCCTGCATGGTGGGTAGAAACTCTTCCTGGACTGTGCAGCACAGGCAGCCATTGGTGAGCTCAATGATATTAGTTGCAGCGCTAGTTGAAATGGGGGTGGTTGAG
This region includes:
- the cobW gene encoding cobalamin biosynthesis protein CobW, coding for MSARIPVTVITGFLGSGKTTLIRHLLQNNQGRRIAVIVNEFGELGIDGELLRGCEVCPEEVQTGSAERSPISTTPISTSAATNIIELTNGCLCCTVQEEFLPTMQALLERRAQLDHILIETSGLALPAPLVRAFRWPEIRNAATVDGVLTVVDCAAVAAGEVVSDPVAQEAARQADPSLDHETPLEELFEDQLACADLVILNKSDLVSAADQQQVLEQLRPQLSARVKTVTSAHGQLSASLLLGFNAAVEDDLEQREGHHSHAEGEDHEHDEGIISVPVVLNQEFDPDRLQAHLEALVQQQEIYRIKGFVAVPGKAMRLVMQGVGKRFDRFYDRPWLSTESRQTRLIFIGRGLEAEPIRAGLLALPV